The nucleotide sequence CAGGCCGAGGGTGGTCTGTCCGCCGTCGTCATTCTCGTTATAGACATCCACATAATGCATGAGCGTCACACCGTCCTTCAGCAAAAGGCTGAGATCATCGTTGTAGCTCGTGCGCGAAGTGCCGACCTCCAGCTCAGGCTCACTGGCGATGCCGAGGGCGTTGTTATTCCCGATGATGAGGGTTCCGTTGGTGAGGTACGTGTCTCCGTCGAAAGTATTGTCGCCGGTCAGGACCAGCGTACCCGGGCCCGTTTTCTCGAAATCGTGCAAACCGGTGCTGCCGGACGAGGAGATCACGCCGGTCAGCGTCAGGGTGCTGGCGCTATTCTCAACCCCGACCGAGCCCGTATTCCCGGATATCTGGATGGTACGGTTCGAAGTGTTGGTTCCGCCGGTGTACAGCACTTCGCCGTCATAGACGGAACCCGGGCCGAGATCCTGGCCGAGTTCCAGGCCGCTTCCGGCGCCCAGCGAACCGGCGGCCAGTTCGTTGTTAAACGTCGCGACCTTCACGCGACCGTCGAACCCGTCGCCGACGATCACTTTCCCGGTGAACGTGTTTGCCCCGGAGAGCGCAACCTCACCTCCAATTTTCACATTCCTGCCCACCCCGGAAATGACTCCGGAAGCAGCCAGGAGGGCCGTGCCAGAATCGTTGATTGTGCCACCATAGAGCCGGCCATCCGTCAGGAGGCTGATCGGGCCGGTCAGCGTCACGGAACGACTCCCGGACATCTCAAATTCAACGTAGATCGTGCCGCCATTGATGCCATTGATCGTGATGGGGTTGTTGACCGTGTAGCTAAAGTTTCCACCGCTGACATAATCGAAGCGGAGCTGCCCTTTGTTGAGGATGCTCGTCCCTGAATCATTGCTGATGGCATCGGGATGGTTGTAGGTCAGGCTGTGGGTATTCGTGATCACGCCGGTCAAATTCGGACTCGCTGTGTTGAGGTAGAAATCACCTGCAAAATCCAAGCCGGCGCTGTTCAGCGCGGCATTGAGGTTGACCGCAAACTGGGAAGAAACTGTGCCGCCGGTCAGAGTCAGTTCCGTGCCGCCCGTGAGCGTATAGTAGTTTCCATCAAAATGCAGGGTGGAGGCCTGAACACCCGAACCCAAGGTGATGGTGGCGGGTGCTCCCGTGTTAAACCAAGCGGGTCGATTGTTGATCCACTGGATGGTATTAATGTCTCCCGCGGAACTGGTCGACCAATTGAACGCGGAAAGGTCCCAAGTACCGTCACCCCCCGCTCCACCGGTCGCTCCATTCGCATCCCAATAAAGGACCTGGGCCCGAAGCATGGCCGGGGCGAAACCGGCCAGCAGGAACAACAGCCCCATGATCTTTCCCGTCAGTCGCATGCGCCATGGCAAATCATGCCCCACCGACGGTCAAACCTGTACCGGTAAATGAGTGGTAAACGTGACCGCTCAGCGCCGGCCGCCACGCATCAGGCGGCTCTTCGGCTTCTCCGGGGCGACCTGCGGCATGCCGCCGCCGTCGAAGATGCCCGAGTAGGTGTAGTTGAAGCCCTCCACCTTCTTCCACTCGATGCTCATGCCGATGAAACGCTCGATGCTGCGGGCGTCGCGCCACGTCTCTTCGGTCACGAGGGTGAAAGCGTCACCGGTCTTCTGCGCGCGGCCGGTGCGGCCGATGCGGTGCACGTAGTCCTCGGGATTTTCCGGCACGTCGAAGTTAATCACGTGCGACACGTCGGCGATGTCG is from Lacunisphaera limnophila and encodes:
- a CDS encoding autotransporter-associated beta strand repeat-containing protein is translated as MRLTGKIMGLLFLLAGFAPAMLRAQVLYWDANGATGGAGGDGTWDLSAFNWSTSSAGDINTIQWINNRPAWFNTGAPATITLGSGVQASTLHFDGNYYTLTGGTELTLTGGTVSSQFAVNLNAALNSAGLDFAGDFYLNTASPNLTGVITNTHSLTYNHPDAISNDSGTSILNKGQLRFDYVSGGNFSYTVNNPITINGINGGTIYVEFEMSGSRSVTLTGPISLLTDGRLYGGTINDSGTALLAASGVISGVGRNVKIGGEVALSGANTFTGKVIVGDGFDGRVKVATFNNELAAGSLGAGSGLELGQDLGPGSVYDGEVLYTGGTNTSNRTIQISGNTGSVGVENSASTLTLTGVISSSGSTGLHDFEKTGPGTLVLTGDNTFDGDTYLTNGTLIIGNNNALGIASEPELEVGTSRTSYNDDLSLLLKDGVTLMHYVDVYNENDDGGQTTLGLYGTGSATFAEEVYIQRSVIVSVGPGGQLTFNELFSDGYGGGGIGKTGAGKAVFSQGLDLRGGGILVQQGEVLLAGGSVILADPIAVSSGAILSGDVPLSHSSTTETTGVVLGSGATFSPGDPLGQFSTPALQMAGGSTLHWQLGALTSADSAQWDRVAISSSAGDVLDVNPGAILTVDLSLIAISSRPTQPVLTANDPFWQISQTWLVIDFSGLGTNQLTPGTLNPLLVSNGIWAGGKFDTFVGGGSGAFAGFGTGDLYLRFTPVPEPSTWALLALGGLAVLWPRLRRRA